AAATCAAGAAATCAGAAATACACTTCAATGGTATACATTCATTCTCAAGATGATATATCCTCGAGTAGATGCTCTAGTCTCTCTTTTTCCATAATCTATAGCATTATAATTTATCAAAACAAAATCCACAGTGGGGCTACCGTATTTAAAGCTATCAGTACTTATGACTGGGACTGAAGTGTCAGAAAAGGAAAGAGTACTTCTATACCTACTCGAAAACCTGAAGAAATACAAACCCTGagaagaagaaagcagcatgCCAGAGGTCTCTGAAGACAGCACCAACACTGTAAGTGGAGCTGGTCCCGTGGCTCTGAACTGCTCCCTCCTGCGTGTTATCTGTGGTACTCGAACCGTCTCCTTCTCTATGTACTTCCAAATGTGCTGCttttcttaatttccttcatCAGAAGAGATCAGAAAAGAAGCTTAAAAATTTAACAACCATTTTCTTGTTAATATGCTTAAAAGTTTGGTAAATGGAAACTCAAGAACTTTTAATAAGTAGAGAAAATTCAGATTATTTAACTGAAAATACTGAGGTGCATATTCAAGACCAATTTCTCTCAGTATTATGATATTCTTCCTTGTTGATACTAACAGGTCAGTGGACATAAACTTGCGAAACTCATATCAAGCAGATATTACGAAAGCATTTCTTCCCTATTTGAACACCACTTATCTacagataaagaaagaaacaaattcagATCACAGAATTGCAATCTAGCTGATCAGTAATGGTATTTATATAATGtagatattttctttcaaaataaaatggtcTTAAATCTCAATAATGATAACAAAAAGGAAACTGCTCCAAAAGATCCTTAAAACATAACTCTAGAGAGCTGgatagtgtgtagggtgcttgctttgcatgtggctggtcaagttcaatccctggcaccccatatggtcccccagttcctaccagaaatgatccctagaTGCAAAGtcataagtaagccctgaccacctccagatctagccccaaaagaacaaaatccagCAGAACcggagagacagtaaagtgggtaaggcaaCTGCTGTGCACTCAGATGAtcttgattcaatccccagcaccatgaggaatgttccctgagcaaagagccaggagtaaacttcaactgagcataactgggtgtgccCACTCCTTGAAAaccatgtaaaaaaataaatgaaaacagataTAGGCTCTCAAAATAGCTTGAaacaagggctggaaagataatacagcaagtagggtacttgccttgtatgcagttaaccgaggtttgatccccagtaacccttaaggtccctgagccctgccaggagcaatccctgagctcagagagaggagtaagtcttgagcaaaGTCATCTGTGCCTCCGaacctcccccaaaataaaaaaaaatcaaaaaccaaaatgtCTTGAAGTAAGTACGGGACAGATCATTTGatgggttagagcaatagtagtgagatggccttgcacatggttgacctgggtttgattccatcccagcaccacatctgatcCCAAGttatgccaggagtgaccctgagcataaagccaggagtaaaccctgagcattgccacatgtggccataaagaaaaaatagccaacaacaaccaaaaaaaggtaGCCAAGTCTGAAACTCATTgctttaattgaaaaaataactttaccagataatatttcattcaagtgagaacaAGTCTAGGTTCAAACTAAAGAAATCTACAAAAAGATCACTTTTAATTAGACAGTACCTTCTTCTTTTACCCCCTGTACTTAGAGGCGGCTTGGGTGTTCTTGTTGACACAATCTGGCAGTGTACAGTTCCCAGGAGCAGCATAAGCCATATTGGCTCGATCACTTCAGTCAGAGGTATGCTATGTGGACTTGAAGCAGAATAGAATAATACTATTGCGGCAactacagaaagggaaagaaaatacatttaattaaCTATGGATCTGAAATCACTTgctcaaagttttaaaaattgttcttacATTGCTTCttgacaaaagtttttttttttatttaatgagttTAAAATGTAACTTCAAGCAGGATTTAACCAGACAATTCAGTAATAAATTCttggaataaataaaaaacaaccttACAGTAAAGATATTAACACAATAAAAAGGCGATGCATAGAATCTAAAGGCATTCCGGGTAAGAtcccaattttaaaaatcactagaaACCAGTCAGAAAGgaagggatagacacagaataatcttGCATATGTGAAACTTGAAGATAATTGCAGGTAGCAACAAGAAGTCAGTCAATGGCAGAACTGATCTAcataacagtgtgtgtgtgtgtgtgtgtgtgtgtgtgtgtgtgtgtgtgtgtgtgtgtgtgtgtgtgtgtgtgtagaaggggAGGAGTGTGAATTTAAAGGGAGGGATTTGGGGGTCCTTGGGGAAGGGATATAGGTATACTGGTAAtggttaaaatattgaaattatgtGCAAGAGAAAACTTTAATAGTACGGTGAATCACAGAATTtcaatcaaaaattttttaacaaatttttggtgtttttaaaaaagcattcttaaaaaaaaaaaaagtaccatgcAGGCCAGGAACCAAAAACATGGTCTCATACATACAACTTACCACTTAAGCCTTATCCCTGGCCCCCAAATTGACTAAAGTAATACCCAAACCTATCTTTTTAACAGaactgttttgggggccagagaagtagtacagtgggtaggacatttgcctttcatgccgccAACCTAGaactgatccctggcatcccatatggtcccccaagcaccactaggaatagttcctgagtgcagacccaggagtaacccctgagcgttgctgagtatgacccaaaaggaaaaaaaaaaaaagagctctgtTTTTACATAGGACAAATAAAGTAGAAATTTGCTTTTATGGTGCTCCTGAAACATATCAGTGTCTtctaagcagtactcaggaggtctaagggccactcccagtgaatTCACGCTCGAACAATCGGAGATACTGGATGGTCAATTAATAAACCATTAATGCTAGGGCCAGGCTAGGCAGCATTGCTGATGGTACTGGGGAATGAACTCAGGTTATTGCATATGCAAAGTATTGCATATGCAAAGTATCTTCCTTCATGTGCTCCTGGTCCTGAAGCTATCTTTCCAATCCCTGCTGAGCATCTCTTAAATTTTCTGGACAAACTCTCCTTAGCTTTTGGGAACCAGTCACCTGCTGAGCTGAGAATCAGAAAAGCATAAAAAGTGAAGACAATATCTAAGCTTCTAGATCCAGCAATGCTTGAAGCAGGGGCTAGGAGTGCCTGACTCAGTTTTTAAACAAGTAAATTAGCTAGattagaaatgtatttatttgcctttggtctggagagatagtacagtgggttgtgtgcttgccttctatgtggtggtcgacccaggttcaatcctgggtaccaTGTATGGTTCACCAAGtgtaccaggaatgatcccaaagCGCAGAGCTAGGTAAGCCCTGCACACCCCCAGGTGTGATGCCACtcatccccaaattaaaaaatgtatttccttcaaatactagaaaacaacaaatgtttaaaaagtttaaaaattaaaaattttaaaagtttaaaaaccagttattctcacttatttttattttaataaatatatgcaaattctGATCACTTTAAAATCAGTAAGTAAATTAGAAAGCATTTAGAAGATAAATATACTCAGATTACGCTCTCTTGATTTTTTCTTtgtaagtaaaacattttatttggaggtttttaggaaggggaaggagagagagaaagtgagcgACACAAGTGgagagatgcgggtgacacatgtgcttgggtgacaaatgtgctcggccacgtgggcacaagcagcacatgggcatgggcagcatatgtgctctCTTGATTCCTtttgataacaacaacaacaaaaaaaccctaatttGATAAAGATTATGGTAACTAATCAGAAAATAGGTGATAAATGTATTTAGAGGAACTATCATGTGATGGCATTGTTTAACAACAAGAAGGATCAGAATCTTGAAAGTAATATAAGGTGGACATAAAAATTCTTGGAAAATTAATCACAATTACTTTTAGGTATCTTAGAAATCTGTCATAAGAAGATAATTGACAATTTAAGAGAAATTTCATAAAACCAGAGAACAATCTGAAAACACTAGAGTACAAGTCCTGTGTGTACTAGGTTTTGTCtgtgaatcctggcaccacattatcCCCGAGTACTACAGGGTGTCCCACACTTTGGCTCAACAGTGCTGAATTACATGGCCTGGTAATTCAGTGCTTAGGCGTGCGAAGCAGTGTGGCTTTGGTTCAGCAGTGGACAGGGACACCCTATAGTACTCAGGgatgatgtggtgccaggattcacaCACAGAATCTAGTGCACACAGGACTTGTACTCTGGCGTATCACTGGATAGGATACTTGGATAGGATAAGATATTTTTCAGCAATTAAAAATTCTATGTAGGAACAGAGCCATAGGACaacgggttgggcatttgccttgcacatggctgccctgggttcaaatcccaggtatccatatggttccctgagcattgctaggagtaagtcctgagtgcagagccagagtaacccttgggtatcgccagatgtgaccaaaaaaaaaaaaattatgtgttctTATACTTACCATAAGGCAACAGAAATGGTAATCCTGGATAAAATAATCTACTGTATAAGAAATTTTATAAGGAAAGTGAAAGGCAGGGTTATAGTTTTTAGTTTTCCCCAAccattttccaaattttctgcAATAATCATGTATCATTTCTTTCATTAGAAGGACAAATATATTAATACATTAGAAGGACAAATATATTAATAACAATCACAAAATCTTCATATTCACTCCCTTTTATGTAAGTAAGGTTAACTGTGGCTTAAAAGAAGCAACCTTATTGAAGTGAAACTTCCATTGTATTTTCATTACCTAAAAGATAGTAGTATTTagagaagagaggggggaaaaaagaagcatCATTTAGTTAACTGATAAAACACCCTAGCTAACTCTCAGGATTAGTTATACTTTTAAGAAGATATTAGAAATATTGAAAGGGTATTAGCCAAATGAAGACCACTGCTCTGTGAAGAGATGGAATGAATGCTTCTTTGTTTACCCCCAAATGCCTAGTGTTTTACATGTTGCAGTGATTAATGTTGCAAGTAGTGAGCACTAGCAGGCTGCTATGCTGAGAAACTGTGTAACTGAATTGTTCAATGTGTGGTTATGTAGTCAGACTTCTTAGACCTGAATGTGGTGGCTGTGTCACTCTGGACCCTCACATACTTCATATTCTACACCTACAAGACAATAATAATATCAACACTTCGCTGGACTGTTGTGAGAATTACACATGAATGTGTGAAAAGTATTTCAAATAGTTCATGAATTTCAACAGAAGATAGTCTCAGATCACAGAGGTTAACCACATCTAACTCAAGAATAAGAACATATCTAAGTTtgatgattaaaaacaaaaaacaaaaacagatgtgTTCATGCATTTGGGATTGAATTTTGAAAagactttctaattttttaaatatattttttcaattattattttgagctacacctaaaatccattaaaaaaatcatattggcAAATAATGATTCTACTTTATAAACATTTTCTATCCCAAAACTGTTATGCTTTTGAAAGGTAAACTATTACAATAAATGGGTACTTTATGCTCAATACCAGTTCACTTTTTACAAAAAGCCTTAAGAACACCAAAAATGGAACATTCTGAAAGTTAAAAGCAAAATGCACTTCCATTAATTATACCTTGAAGAAGATAAAGGACAAGAAGCCAGAAAAAGATGACTGTTGATGTTACTTGTAACCACCACcggaagaaaaatggaaaaaataccaCTCGAACAATTCCCTTTCTAGTCAGTGAAGTCCAAGGACTTTCAGGTTTTGCCTTAGCAAATGCAGACCctgaaaaaggtaaaataaaatgacagtgctttattattctttaattcCTTAGAGAAATAGTTCCAACTTAAGCATGTATAATTTTATCTAACTTGCGTAAGTAAATACATTCTTCATGGTACCATATTAACTTGTGGCATAATTAACTCAGTCACCGTGAAATAcctatttcaattttataatagCAGTAGGTCTCCCAATCTTTTATCTATATTAGACAATGTCCAAATGTCAGCTTTAGTTAAGAAAAATTATCACTAAAAATTTTATTACCAAGACTTATACTTTGTTAAGTAAACATGAGTTGCTTTTCTTTTAGATTCATTTCTTGGCATAATCCTTAGTGAGAAAAAAGATAAGCCAATGGTATTTAAATGCTTCcattctttccattcttttttttttaatacaactcATACCTTCATTCACCCtcacattacttttatttctatttatatatatttaacccATTTTGAATCTTATTTCTTCAAGTTAACATCTATTTGCACTgcgcatttatttatttatttaagacttACCTCTTACAAGATCAACATCTATGAGATCTGGTTTCACATGTGctgttttctttggtttattCCTTAACCCCTATAATATGTTAAAAGTACTGTGagaatataatatatagatatttcttatatttaaatatgtagatATTTGAATTCAGATAGGAAAATTAACTTCTGAAGGTTTCAGTTCTTATAAAAATCTTATTACACAAAAATACAACACATTATATATTGTTACAAATGGCATGTgactataattataataaatagtattacttcagcaaaatgaaaaattaaagaatataaatagcATGTTAGTCCACTTATTACTAAATGTAAAATTCCTAAACAAAGACGACGGCTACCAATTTATTTGGATGCACAGTCTGAGACAGTCCAGGAGACTTTGTAGATCCCAGACGGGTATTGAAGAATGTTGAGGCTGACAGAGGGAGCAATAACTGAGAGATCCTTTAGCTCTGATGCCGGGGGCACTGCTGCAGAAAGCGAAGGATGATAGAGCTAAGAACAGAAAAGGACCCAgactgctcagaggtcactacaTAAGGGTGGTATCAGCTGAGACCCAGAGAGGATGATGCTGATCTCAGAGGtgcaaatatatttacatttacatgCCCACCGCTGACCAGGCCACAAAGCCATCTAACTGATGTCATGcttgggaagaggaggggaaagtAGGAAATATGACTTGTATTAAATTTGAAATTGCTTAACATGACTGTGTCTTACCATCAGTTCACAGAAGGTGTGACAGTTATATATGCGACACAGAGAGTAGAGGTGGACTGAGGGAACAGCTCAATGAGCTGGAGCACTTTTACAAGCTGAAAGCCAGGTTTCGTTCCTGTGCACTGCATGGGTCTCTCTGAGGATATCTGAAGTGACCACCTAGGATATgactggagtagcccctgagtattccACCCTGCACCTCCTCAAAAACCTCTTAATAGTACAATATTAAGAATTGGAAAAGCTTAGGTTAAACTTCTCAGAATGTAAGTGGTAAGAAATATTACAGTATTTTGATCATTTAAATTCAATTAGTCATGACACTAAGCAGTAAATACTTTGGTACTAACCCAAGTATTAGCTGCCCTCTAAAGCAAAAATTTGATTAAGTATTACTGCATTCTAAAACAAAAGGGACAGCATTACAACTCAAAAATAACAGATGATAGGATCAGGGaggtagtacagttggtaaggtgtctgccttccATGTGTCAGACTGGGTTTTGTCTCTGGCATAcgacagggttccctgagcacctccaaaagtgatccctgaacacagagccaggactaagccctgaatactgcaggTGTggaaccaaaactaaaaataaataagtaacagaTATGATAACCAAAA
The nucleotide sequence above comes from Sorex araneus isolate mSorAra2 chromosome 1, mSorAra2.pri, whole genome shotgun sequence. Encoded proteins:
- the PHTF2 gene encoding protein PHTF2 isoform X4, whose translation is MASKVTDAIVWYQKKIGAYDQQIWEKSVEQREIKGLRNKPKKTAHVKPDLIDVDLVRGSAFAKAKPESPWTSLTRKGIVRVVFFPFFFRWWLQVTSTVIFFWLLVLYLLQVAAIVLFYSASSPHSIPLTEVIEPIWLMLLLGTVHCQIVSTRTPKPPLSTGGKRRRKLRKAAHLEVHREGDGSSTTDNTQEGAVQSHGTSSTYSVGAVFRDLWHAAFFFSGSKKAKNSIDKSTETDNGYVSLDGKKTVKSSEDGVQNHEPQCETLRPEEAAWNTGAMRNISNKAHDTQRTVTNVSDEVSSEDGPEAGYPLRRHVDRTSENILRNRKSHHYKKHYPSEFQTGF